In one window of Arachis ipaensis cultivar K30076 chromosome B06, Araip1.1, whole genome shotgun sequence DNA:
- the LOC107647130 gene encoding uncharacterized protein LOC107647130 produces the protein MSPYFQDMLDGVAGIGPGYKGPSYDKLRVHLLADLKRESQMLVDSYRSAWKETGCTLMADGWTDQRQRTLINFLVYCSKANYVAAGRLINRKYDNIYWSPCAAHCLNLILKDISSMAHISNLATRASKITVFVYNHTVFLSWLRERPKWREIVRPGATRFATVFITLKSIFDRKKELQQLVVDSIFTDHKLGRSATGRAVSAIILDAKFWDNCFTVCKLVSPLIYLLRVVDADDPPSLGYVYEGMLRAEDAIKEMFRQSKTAYQPCWDLIFTYAFITI, from the exons ATGTCGCCATATTTCCAAGATATGTTGGATGGTGTTGCTGGTATTGGACCTGGTTACAAGGGGCCTTCTTATGATAAGttaagggttcatttgttggcTGATCTTAAAAGAGAAAGTCAAATGCTAGTTGATAGTTATAGGAGTGCATGGAAGGAAACTGGATGTACCCTCATGGCTGATGGTTGGACAGATCAAAGACAAAGAACGTTAATCAATTTCTTGGTGTATTGTTCTAAAG CCAATTATGTTGCTGCTGGTAGGCTTATCAATAGAAAATATGATAATATCTATTGGTCACCATGTGCTGCTCATTGccttaatcttattttaaaagatATAAGCAGCATGGCGCATATTTCTAACCTTGCAACTCGTGCTTCAAAGATCACAGTATTTGTGTACAATCATACGGTTTTCTTATCTTGGCTAAGAGAAAGACCTAAGTGGAGAGAAATTGTACGTCCTGGTGCAACCCGGTTTGCAACTGTGTTTATTACATTGAAGAGCATCTTTGACCGTAAAAAGGAGTTGCAACAATTGGTTGTAGATTCAATTTTCACTGATCATAAATTAGGAAGGAGTGCTACTGGTAGAGCTGTGAGTGCTATTATTCTGGATGCAAAATTTTGGGACAATTGCTTTACTGTATGTAAACTTGTGAGCCCTCTGATTTACTTGCTGAGGGTTGTTGATGCTGATGACCCCCCATCTTTGGGGTATGTTTATGAAGGAATGTTAAGGGCAGAAGATGCAATTAAGGAGATGTTTAGGCAATCCAAGACTGCATATCAGCCATGTTGGGATTTAATATTTACATATGCTTTTattactatttaa